Proteins co-encoded in one Brassica oleracea var. oleracea cultivar TO1000 chromosome C4, BOL, whole genome shotgun sequence genomic window:
- the LOC106342487 gene encoding G-type lectin S-receptor-like serine/threonine-protein kinase At1g11280 isoform X2 has translation MGVHWREMDVALFCFLWLSIFSDCGYAAISRESSLSLGQTLSSPGESYELGFFSPNNSRNQYVGIWFKKIAPRVVVWVANREKPITSPAANLTISGNGSLILLDSRNKVVWSSNRGEPSTNKCHAKLLDTGNLVVVDEVSGTLLWQSFENLGDTMLPLSSLTYNLAANEKRVLTSWKSGTDPSPGEFSVELTPQVPSQLVTMKGNKVYKRSGPWDKTGFTGVPQMDESYASPFSLVQDVANGKGNFSYLQRNSQLLTRVIVTSEGYVKTSHYNGTGWVVDFVTPANKCDIYGACGPFGLCVTSTPIKCECIKGFVPKHKEEWKRGNKTSGCVRRKQLLSCHQEATKSSTDAFYRLSSVKPPDLYEYAASFADKDQCRQGCLGNCSCTAFAYITGIGCLLWNQELMDTVQYSAGGEFLSIRLASSELAGSRRTMMIIAGSICLSIFVILAFASYKYWRYRAKRNAWKTGLEQEEISGLTFFEMNTVRAATDNFSISNKLGQGGFGPVYKGILSDKKEIAVKRLSSSSGQGTEEFMNEIKLISKLQHRNLVRLLGCCIDGEEKLLIYEFMVNKSLDSFLFDSTLKLQIDWPKRFNIIEGVARGLLYLHRDSCLKVIHRDMKVSNILLDENMNPKISDFGLARMFQGTQHQDSTLRVVGTIGYMSPEYAWTGMFSEKSDIYAFGVVLLEIISGMKISSFNCGKEGKTLLEYAWESWLETDGVDLLDQDIASSCSPVEVARCVQIGLLCIQQQAVDRPNIAQVVFMITTTTDLPRPKQPVFALQIHDQESTVSVLESGNHMTQTAIYGR, from the exons ATGGGGGTACACTGGAGAGAGATGGATGTAGCTCTCTTTTGCTTTCTCTGGCTAAGTATATTCTCTGACTGTGGCTATGCAGCTATATCTAGAGAAAGCTCTTTGTCACTAGGACAAACTCTGAGTTCCCCCGGTGAATCTTACGAGTTAGGATTCTTCAGTCCTAACAACTCTCGGAACCAGTATGTCGGGATCTGGTTCAAGAAAATCGCACCACGGGTGGTTGTGTGGGTGGCCAACAGAGAAAAGCCAATCACAAGCCCTGCGGCAAACCTCACTATCAGCGGAAACGGGAGTCTTATCTTGCTTGACAGCAGAAACAAAGTTGTTTGGTCATCAAACAGAGGAGAACCTTCCACTAACAAGTGTCACGCCAAGCTCTTAGATACAGGCAATCTCGTGGTAGTTGATGAAGTTTCAGGCACTCTTTTGTGGCAAAGCTTCGAGAATCTTGGGGATACTATGCTACCTCTCTCGTCGCTAACGTACAACCTCGCCGCTAATGAGAAGCGAGTGTTAACTTCTTGGAAAAGCGGCACTGATCCATCTCCAGGCGAGTTTTCAGTCGAGCTGACGCCGCAAGTGCCGTCACAGCTCGTTACTATGAAAGGCAACAAAGTTTATAAGAGAAGCGGTCCGTGGGATAAGACCGGGTTCACCGGCGTACCGCAGATGGACGAATCGTACGCGAGTCCGTTTAGCCTTGTCCAAGACGTAGCAAACGGGAAAGGGAACTTCTCTTATTTACAGAGGAACTCTCAGCTGCTTACGCGAGTTATCGTAACGTCAGAGGGATATGTAAAGACGTCTCATTACAATGGGACAGGGTGGGTTGTGGACTTTGTGACTCCAGCGAATAAGTGTGATATCTACGGTGCATGTGGACCTTTTGGGTTATGTGTGACGTCCACTCCTATAAAGTGTGAATGCATAAAAGGGTTTGTACCAAAACACAAAGAGGAGTGGAAACGAGGAAACAAGACTTCTGGATGTGTGAGACGTAAACAATTATTATCTTGTCATCAGGAGGCAACAAAGTCATCTACAGACGCATTTTATCGTCTTTCCAGTGTAAAGCCTCCAGATCTCTACGAATATGCTGCAAGCTTTGCTGATAAAGATCAATGCCGACAGGGCTGTCTCGGAAACTGCTCATGCACTGCTTTTGCGTATATTACTGGAATTGGATGCTTGCTTTGGAATCAGGAGCTAATGGACACAGTTCAATATTCAGCTGGAGGAGAGTTTCTTTCGATTCGTCTTGCAAGCTCAGAACTTG CTGGAAGCAGGAGGACCATGATGATTATTGCTGGTAGTATCTGCCTTTCCATTTTTGTGATTTTGGCCTTTGCCTCATATAAGTACTGGAGATACAGAGCAAAACGAAATG CCTGGAAAACTGGTCTGGAACAAGAAGAAATCTCAGGGTTAACTTTCTTTGAGATGAATACCGTACGAGCTGCTACCGATAACTTTAGTATCTCAAACAAACTCGGTCAAGGTGGATTTGGTCCAGTTTATAAG GGAATTCTGTCAGATAAGAAGGAAATAGCGGTTAAACGGCTTTCTAGCAGTTCCGGACAAGGTACAGAAGAGTTCATGAACGAAATAAAACTCATCTCAAAACTACAACACAGAAACTTGGTTCGGCTTTTGGGTTGCTGCATTGATGGAGAAGAAAAGCTACTAATTTATGAGTTTATGGTCAACAAAAGCCTCGACAGTTTTCTCTTTG ATTCGACTCTAAAGCTTCAGATTGATTGGCCCAAGAGGTTCAACATCATTGAAGGTGTTGCGCGTGGGCTTCTCTATCTCCATCGTGACTCATGCCTCAAGGTCATACACCGTGACATGAAGGTCAGCAACATTCTCTTGGACGAAAACATGAACCCGAAAATATCAGATTTCGGATTGGCTCGCATGTTTCAAGGAACTCAACATCAAGACAGCACTCTTAGAGTTGTTGGAACTAT AGGATACATGTCTCCTGAGTATGCATGGACAGGGATGTTCTCAGAGAAGTCTGACATATATGCTTTTGGAGTTGTGCTGTTAGAAATTATTAGCGGGATGAAGATCTCAAGTTTTAATTGTGGAAAGGAAGGCAAAACCCTTCTTGAATAT GCATGGGAGTCTTGGCTCGAGACCGATGGAGTGGATCTTTTGGATCAAGATATTGCCAGCTCGTGTTCTCCAGTTGAAGTCGCCAGATGTGTTCAGATTGGTCTACTCTGCATCCAACAGCAAGCTGTTGACAGACCAAACATTGCACAAGTAGTGTTCATGATCACAACCACAACAGATCTTCCGAGACCAAAACAACCAGTATTTGCATTGCAGATTCACGATCAAGAGAGTACTGTCTCTGTGTTAGAGTCCGGAAATCATATGACACAAACTGCAATTTATGGGCGATAG
- the LOC106342488 gene encoding probable sugar phosphate/phosphate translocator At2g25520, translating into MGKGRALSDGVIKKILLSYTYVAIWIFLSFTVIVYNKYILDKKLYNWPYPITLTMIHMAFCSSLAIILIKLFKIVDPVSMSRDTYLRSVVPIGALYSLSLWLSNSAYIYLSVSFIQMLKALMPVAVYSIGVLLKKEAFKSRTMTNMLSISFGVAIAAYGEAKFDVWGVVLQLGAVAFEATRLVLIQILLTSKGINLNPITSLYYVAPCCFVFLSVPWIFVELPVLREASSFRFDLVVFGTNSVCAFALNLAVFLLVGKTSALTMNVAGVVKDWLLIAFSWSVIKDTVTPLNLFGYGLAFLGVGYYNHCKLKALKAKDAQKKVQASDEEAGKLLEVRESERNETKD; encoded by the exons ATGGGGAAAGGTCGTGCACTAAGCGACGGAGTGATAAAAAAGATCCTCCTCTCCTACACCTACGTGGCAATCTGGATCTTCCTCAGCTTCACCGTCATAGTCTACAACAAATACATCCTCGACAAGAAGCTTTACAACTGGCCTTACCCAATCACACTCACCATGATCCACATGGCCTTCTGCTCCTCCCTAGCCATCATCCTCATCAAACTCTTCAAGATCGTCGACCCCGTCTCCATGTCACGCGACACCTACCTCAGATCCGTCGTCCCCATCGGCGCGCTCTACTCGCTCTCCCTCTGGCTCTCCAACTCCGCCTACATCTACCTCTCCGTCTCCTTCATCCAGATGCTCAAGGCCCTCATGCCCGTCGCCGTCTACTCCATCGGAGTCTTGCTGAAGAAGGAAGCGTTCAAGTCCCGGACCATGACCAACATGCTCTCCATCTCCTTCGGTGTCGCGATCGCAGCTTACGGAGAGGCGAAGTTCGATGTCTGGGGCGTCGTGCTTCAGCTTGGAGCCGTTGCTTTCGAAGCCACGAGGTTGGTTCTGATTCAGATCTTGCTTACTTC CAAAGGGATCAATCTCAACCCCATCACTTCTCTTTATTACGTCGCTCCTTGCTGTTTTGTTTTTCTGTCCGTGCCTTGGATCTTTGTGGAGCTTCCGGTTCTGAGAGAGGCTTCGAGTTTCCGTTTCGATTTGGTCGTTTTTGGGACAAACTCGGTCTGCGCGTTTGCGTTGAACCTTGCTGTGTTTCTCCTCGTTGGGAAGACTTCTGCGTTGACTATGAATGTCGCTGGTGTGGTTAAGGACTGGCTATTGATCGCTTTCTCGTGGTCTGTGATTAAGGATACGGTCACGCCGTTGAATCTTTTTGGGTACGGACTTGCGTTTTTGGGTGTTGGGTATTACAATCATTGCAAGTTGAAGGCGTTGAAAGCCAAAGATGCTCAGAAGAAGGTTCAGGCGAGTGATGAAGAAGCTGGGAAGCTTTTGGAAGTGAGGGAAAGTGAACGTAACGAAACTAAAGATTGA
- the LOC106342487 gene encoding G-type lectin S-receptor-like serine/threonine-protein kinase At1g11280 isoform X1: MGVHWREMDVALFCFLWLSIFSDCGYAAISRESSLSLGQTLSSPGESYELGFFSPNNSRNQYVGIWFKKIAPRVVVWVANREKPITSPAANLTISGNGSLILLDSRNKVVWSSNRGEPSTNKCHAKLLDTGNLVVVDEVSGTLLWQSFENLGDTMLPLSSLTYNLAANEKRVLTSWKSGTDPSPGEFSVELTPQVPSQLVTMKGNKVYKRSGPWDKTGFTGVPQMDESYASPFSLVQDVANGKGNFSYLQRNSQLLTRVIVTSEGYVKTSHYNGTGWVVDFVTPANKCDIYGACGPFGLCVTSTPIKCECIKGFVPKHKEEWKRGNKTSGCVRRKQLLSCHQEATKSSTDAFYRLSSVKPPDLYEYAASFADKDQCRQGCLGNCSCTAFAYITGIGCLLWNQELMDTVQYSAGGEFLSIRLASSELVWFCGKYLSAGSRRTMMIIAGSICLSIFVILAFASYKYWRYRAKRNAWKTGLEQEEISGLTFFEMNTVRAATDNFSISNKLGQGGFGPVYKGILSDKKEIAVKRLSSSSGQGTEEFMNEIKLISKLQHRNLVRLLGCCIDGEEKLLIYEFMVNKSLDSFLFDSTLKLQIDWPKRFNIIEGVARGLLYLHRDSCLKVIHRDMKVSNILLDENMNPKISDFGLARMFQGTQHQDSTLRVVGTIGYMSPEYAWTGMFSEKSDIYAFGVVLLEIISGMKISSFNCGKEGKTLLEYAWESWLETDGVDLLDQDIASSCSPVEVARCVQIGLLCIQQQAVDRPNIAQVVFMITTTTDLPRPKQPVFALQIHDQESTVSVLESGNHMTQTAIYGR, translated from the exons ATGGGGGTACACTGGAGAGAGATGGATGTAGCTCTCTTTTGCTTTCTCTGGCTAAGTATATTCTCTGACTGTGGCTATGCAGCTATATCTAGAGAAAGCTCTTTGTCACTAGGACAAACTCTGAGTTCCCCCGGTGAATCTTACGAGTTAGGATTCTTCAGTCCTAACAACTCTCGGAACCAGTATGTCGGGATCTGGTTCAAGAAAATCGCACCACGGGTGGTTGTGTGGGTGGCCAACAGAGAAAAGCCAATCACAAGCCCTGCGGCAAACCTCACTATCAGCGGAAACGGGAGTCTTATCTTGCTTGACAGCAGAAACAAAGTTGTTTGGTCATCAAACAGAGGAGAACCTTCCACTAACAAGTGTCACGCCAAGCTCTTAGATACAGGCAATCTCGTGGTAGTTGATGAAGTTTCAGGCACTCTTTTGTGGCAAAGCTTCGAGAATCTTGGGGATACTATGCTACCTCTCTCGTCGCTAACGTACAACCTCGCCGCTAATGAGAAGCGAGTGTTAACTTCTTGGAAAAGCGGCACTGATCCATCTCCAGGCGAGTTTTCAGTCGAGCTGACGCCGCAAGTGCCGTCACAGCTCGTTACTATGAAAGGCAACAAAGTTTATAAGAGAAGCGGTCCGTGGGATAAGACCGGGTTCACCGGCGTACCGCAGATGGACGAATCGTACGCGAGTCCGTTTAGCCTTGTCCAAGACGTAGCAAACGGGAAAGGGAACTTCTCTTATTTACAGAGGAACTCTCAGCTGCTTACGCGAGTTATCGTAACGTCAGAGGGATATGTAAAGACGTCTCATTACAATGGGACAGGGTGGGTTGTGGACTTTGTGACTCCAGCGAATAAGTGTGATATCTACGGTGCATGTGGACCTTTTGGGTTATGTGTGACGTCCACTCCTATAAAGTGTGAATGCATAAAAGGGTTTGTACCAAAACACAAAGAGGAGTGGAAACGAGGAAACAAGACTTCTGGATGTGTGAGACGTAAACAATTATTATCTTGTCATCAGGAGGCAACAAAGTCATCTACAGACGCATTTTATCGTCTTTCCAGTGTAAAGCCTCCAGATCTCTACGAATATGCTGCAAGCTTTGCTGATAAAGATCAATGCCGACAGGGCTGTCTCGGAAACTGCTCATGCACTGCTTTTGCGTATATTACTGGAATTGGATGCTTGCTTTGGAATCAGGAGCTAATGGACACAGTTCAATATTCAGCTGGAGGAGAGTTTCTTTCGATTCGTCTTGCAAGCTCAGAACTTG TTTGGTTTTGTGGTAAATATCTCTCAGCTGGAAGCAGGAGGACCATGATGATTATTGCTGGTAGTATCTGCCTTTCCATTTTTGTGATTTTGGCCTTTGCCTCATATAAGTACTGGAGATACAGAGCAAAACGAAATG CCTGGAAAACTGGTCTGGAACAAGAAGAAATCTCAGGGTTAACTTTCTTTGAGATGAATACCGTACGAGCTGCTACCGATAACTTTAGTATCTCAAACAAACTCGGTCAAGGTGGATTTGGTCCAGTTTATAAG GGAATTCTGTCAGATAAGAAGGAAATAGCGGTTAAACGGCTTTCTAGCAGTTCCGGACAAGGTACAGAAGAGTTCATGAACGAAATAAAACTCATCTCAAAACTACAACACAGAAACTTGGTTCGGCTTTTGGGTTGCTGCATTGATGGAGAAGAAAAGCTACTAATTTATGAGTTTATGGTCAACAAAAGCCTCGACAGTTTTCTCTTTG ATTCGACTCTAAAGCTTCAGATTGATTGGCCCAAGAGGTTCAACATCATTGAAGGTGTTGCGCGTGGGCTTCTCTATCTCCATCGTGACTCATGCCTCAAGGTCATACACCGTGACATGAAGGTCAGCAACATTCTCTTGGACGAAAACATGAACCCGAAAATATCAGATTTCGGATTGGCTCGCATGTTTCAAGGAACTCAACATCAAGACAGCACTCTTAGAGTTGTTGGAACTAT AGGATACATGTCTCCTGAGTATGCATGGACAGGGATGTTCTCAGAGAAGTCTGACATATATGCTTTTGGAGTTGTGCTGTTAGAAATTATTAGCGGGATGAAGATCTCAAGTTTTAATTGTGGAAAGGAAGGCAAAACCCTTCTTGAATAT GCATGGGAGTCTTGGCTCGAGACCGATGGAGTGGATCTTTTGGATCAAGATATTGCCAGCTCGTGTTCTCCAGTTGAAGTCGCCAGATGTGTTCAGATTGGTCTACTCTGCATCCAACAGCAAGCTGTTGACAGACCAAACATTGCACAAGTAGTGTTCATGATCACAACCACAACAGATCTTCCGAGACCAAAACAACCAGTATTTGCATTGCAGATTCACGATCAAGAGAGTACTGTCTCTGTGTTAGAGTCCGGAAATCATATGACACAAACTGCAATTTATGGGCGATAG